A single genomic interval of Spinacia oleracea cultivar Varoflay chromosome 6, BTI_SOV_V1, whole genome shotgun sequence harbors:
- the LOC130462509 gene encoding protein FAR1-RELATED SEQUENCE 5-like, with protein sequence MGGGIPQTIMTDQAPAIAAAIRDVFPGASHRLCTWHLGENSKKNIATQRAMKGFTELFSYLLKYCDTVAEFEHYWPRFIKHYKREKNVWLNNLYVIREHWCRAYSKDTFSGGALSSQRSESTNNSIKDRLRKTDGLCDFYHLFLDVISAWRSKENHHDYRVLRGNRHMVAANVSILVHARKVYTGYLYVKFEEQFLRGISLNQERTFEDAEKVVYLIWKPVTADLIRHEVTFNKITFESNCTCKHFSEVGLLCSHILRIYSIHCVSMLPEQYILKRWMKAAMCSAIVDEQSSKVNVVPASVWRFQTMRKFVRLVTSCQDFLEARVEIDTAFDLLRQKVESVRGAIDFAEPVEGIDVPGHDGKDGPSIKDPKKRRKKGETNERPKGIEFDALGNPLLYSHPSSGSELRVIGSSLEKGISEKSVVPDSVQEDICGKKAIPDVVDSLKCFVQGGFGSRSKKRKGIYSECAPISANTELNSPAARVSLYDEIMANFDK encoded by the exons ATGGGTGGTGGAATACCTCAAACTATAATGACAGATCAAGCTCCTGCCATTGCTGCTGCTATTAGGGATGTGTTTCCGGGTGCTAGTCACCGTTTGTGTACATGGCATCTTGGAGAGAATTCAAAGAAGAATATTGCTACGCAGAGAGCTATGAAAGGTTTTACTGAGTTGTTTAGTTATCTTCTGAAGTACTGTGATACTGTTGCTGAGTTTGAACATTATTGGCCAAG GTTCATTAAGCACTATAAGCGTGAGAAGAATgtatggttgaataatttgtatgtGATTAGAGAGCATTGGTGCCGTGCGTATTCTAAGGATACATTCTCTGGTGGAGCTTTGTCTTCTCAAAGGAGTGAATCGACTAATAATTCTATTAAAGATAGGTTGAGGAAAACAGATGGTTTATGTGATTTTTACCACTTGTTTTTAGATGTTATATCTGCATGGCGTAGCAAAGAAAATCACCATGATTATCGTGTATTGAGGGGCAATCGGCATATGGTTGCTGCCAATGTTAGTATACTTGTGCATGCAAGGAAGGTGTACACTGGTTATCTATATGTGAAGTTTGAGGAGCAGTTTCTGAGAGGAATTTCATTGAATCAGGAACGTACATTTGAAGATGCAGAAAAAGTTGTTTATCTGATATGGAAGCCTGTTACTGCTGATTTGATAAGGCATGAGGTTACGTTTAACAAAATTACATTTGAGTCCAATTGTACATGCAAGCATTTTTCTGAAGTGGGTTTATTGTGTTCTCATATTCTTCGTATATATAGTATACATTGTGTTTCTATGTTACCCGAACAATACATTTTGAAGAGGTGGATGAAAGCAGCTATGTGCAGCGCTATTGTTGATGAACAATCCTCCAAAGTAAATGTTGTTCCTGCTTCTGTTTGGAGATTTCAAACTATGAGGAAGTTTGTTCGTTTGGTTACATCTTGTCAAGATTTCCTTGAAGCTAGAGTAGAAATTGATACCGCATTTGATTTGTTAAGGCAAAAGGTTGAGAGTGTTAGGGGTGCTATTGATTTTGCAGAGCCGGTTGAGGGCATTGATGTTCCTGGTCACGATGGAAAGGATGGTCCATCCATTAAAGATCCAAAAAAGCGTAGGAAAAAGGGTGAGACAAACGAGAGGCCTAAGGGTATT gaGTTTGATGCTTTGGGAAATCCTCTCCTTTATTCTCATCCAAGTTCTGGCTCAGAGTTGCGTGTAATAGGTTCATCCCTTGAG AAAGGTATTTCAGAAAAGAGTGTAGTACCTGATTCTGTGcag GAGGATATTTGTGGTAAGAAAGCAATACCAGATGTTGTGGACTCTTTGAAATGTTTTGTTCAG GGTGGTTTTGGTTCACGATCTAAGAAAAGGAAAGGAATATATTCGGAATGCGCTCCAATTTCTGCTAACACGGAATTGAATTCTCCTGCTGCTCGTGTATCGCTTTATGATGAGATTATGGccaattttgataaataa